In one window of Desulforhabdus amnigena DNA:
- a CDS encoding transglycosylase domain-containing protein: MKKIHYPSESPYNIQLLCFLILSLALTGFFAWETHRELRPFPEGLRPNGLSSHKAQFLDRNGIPLSVTYTHPWNINDWLPLHEIPPLLQNAFIESEDRRFFDHHGVDWIARAHAMAQNFLALRPVRGASTITEQVVRILHPRPRTLWSRWIEGYEAGQLEKHFSKSDILEFYLNQVPYARQRRGILQASRLYFDRDLDTLNAREALALAVLVRAPSRLDLPNDSKRLEKSIQKLARHMRREGKLSDDQYVCALKSPWVLSESRLPVDAGHFIQHVFRLGFIQRHHSVGSASANPVGGLHLQEPYSSYSARIMTTLDSSLQIKVQNILDQRLQDLRGKDVRDGAVLVVNHETGEVLAWVNGGGFSRDTPGGWIDAVTTPRQPGSTLKPFLYAMALDLGWTAATLIEDSPVIEAVGSGLHPFRNYSRKFYGPLRLREALGNSLNIPAIRTIQFTGVDRFLERLHELGFRSLTQPSAYYGEGLALGNGEVSLLELVQAYSVLALNGEFRPLRFTLGEAPGKGASRRIFSDEASSLIANILSDPQARRLEFGSGNILRLPVQTAVKTGTSNDHRDAWAVGFSYRHTVGVWMGNLDRRPTNGITGTTGPGLVLRAVFAELNRLEESRPLYLSPHLTVVNICRESGLRATPLCPTIREWFKRDDIPQSFCPLHSGFQSIKKVDITPQEEHFTNLHLLQPTPDLQLAMDPYIPDEIEAFSLTIPNHVQIVKVEWIIDGKVWGVTGINEHRFVWPVSRGVHFAQARVWRSEAVEPSMTPKVRFFVK, from the coding sequence ATGAAGAAAATCCATTACCCATCGGAGAGTCCTTATAATATCCAACTTTTATGCTTCCTGATCTTGTCATTGGCGCTGACAGGTTTTTTCGCATGGGAAACACACCGGGAGCTGCGGCCGTTTCCCGAAGGGCTTCGGCCCAATGGACTCTCTTCTCATAAAGCACAATTCCTGGACCGAAACGGTATTCCTCTTTCCGTGACCTACACTCATCCCTGGAATATCAACGACTGGCTTCCTTTGCACGAAATTCCCCCCCTATTGCAAAACGCCTTCATCGAATCCGAAGACCGCAGATTCTTCGACCATCATGGTGTGGACTGGATTGCACGAGCACATGCAATGGCACAGAACTTCCTCGCCTTGAGGCCAGTGCGTGGAGCAAGTACCATCACCGAACAGGTAGTGCGTATCCTCCATCCACGTCCACGCACTCTATGGTCCCGCTGGATCGAAGGATATGAAGCCGGTCAACTGGAAAAACATTTTTCCAAATCGGATATACTGGAATTTTATCTCAACCAGGTTCCTTATGCACGGCAGCGGCGAGGAATTTTACAGGCGTCCCGGCTGTATTTCGACCGAGATCTGGACACGCTGAATGCACGTGAAGCATTGGCGCTGGCTGTTTTAGTCAGGGCTCCCAGCCGCCTGGATCTCCCGAATGACAGCAAACGACTGGAAAAATCCATCCAAAAATTGGCTCGCCATATGCGCCGAGAAGGAAAGCTATCCGACGACCAATACGTTTGCGCACTGAAATCCCCCTGGGTCCTCTCAGAATCTCGATTGCCGGTGGATGCCGGCCATTTCATTCAGCACGTGTTTCGCCTCGGATTCATTCAGAGACACCATTCAGTGGGCTCCGCATCTGCAAACCCGGTCGGCGGGCTTCATCTACAAGAACCATATTCATCATATTCCGCCAGAATCATGACCACTCTGGACAGCTCTTTGCAAATAAAAGTTCAGAACATTCTAGACCAACGACTCCAGGATCTTCGGGGAAAAGATGTAAGAGATGGAGCGGTGCTCGTCGTCAATCATGAAACAGGTGAGGTCCTGGCATGGGTCAACGGAGGAGGTTTCTCCAGAGATACTCCGGGCGGGTGGATCGATGCAGTAACCACTCCAAGGCAGCCGGGATCGACGCTGAAACCTTTTCTTTATGCAATGGCCCTTGACCTGGGCTGGACCGCAGCCACTCTCATTGAAGACTCCCCCGTGATCGAGGCAGTGGGTTCAGGCCTGCACCCCTTTCGAAACTACAGCCGTAAATTTTATGGTCCTCTGCGTTTACGGGAAGCACTGGGCAATTCACTGAACATCCCCGCAATACGCACGATTCAGTTCACCGGAGTGGATCGATTTCTGGAACGGCTGCATGAATTGGGATTTCGAAGCCTGACCCAGCCTTCCGCATACTACGGTGAAGGGTTGGCACTGGGTAACGGCGAAGTCAGCCTTCTCGAACTGGTACAGGCCTATTCCGTCCTGGCTCTCAATGGGGAATTCCGCCCTTTGCGCTTCACTTTGGGAGAAGCTCCCGGCAAAGGGGCGTCACGGAGGATTTTCAGCGACGAAGCGTCATCTCTGATTGCAAACATCTTATCGGATCCTCAGGCTCGTCGTCTTGAATTCGGTTCAGGAAATATTCTTCGACTTCCCGTTCAAACGGCTGTAAAGACAGGAACATCCAACGACCACCGTGACGCGTGGGCTGTGGGTTTTTCCTATCGCCATACAGTGGGAGTCTGGATGGGCAACCTGGATCGGCGTCCCACCAATGGCATCACCGGAACGACAGGGCCCGGCCTGGTCCTGCGCGCTGTTTTCGCCGAACTCAACCGACTTGAAGAATCCCGGCCGCTTTATCTGAGCCCCCATCTCACGGTGGTGAACATCTGCAGGGAAAGCGGCCTTCGAGCAACACCTCTCTGTCCTACCATCCGGGAATGGTTCAAAAGGGATGACATCCCTCAAAGTTTTTGCCCTTTGCACTCAGGCTTTCAAAGCATCAAGAAAGTCGACATCACACCCCAGGAGGAGCATTTCACTAACCTGCACCTTTTGCAGCCGACACCGGACCTGCAACTGGCCATGGACCCATACATCCCCGACGAAATAGAGGCTTTCTCCTTGACGATTCCCAACCATGTACAAATCGTGAAGGTAGAATGGATCATTGACGGCAAGGTATGGGGAGTGACGGGAATAAATGAGCATCGTTTTGTCTGGCCCGTTTCCAGAGGGGTTCATTTCGCACAGGCCCGGGTGTGGCGCTCCGAAGCGGTGGAACCTTCAATGACACCGAAAGTGAGATTCTTTGTGAAGTGA
- the glyS gene encoding glycine--tRNA ligase subunit beta: protein MAEALYLEIGSEEIPAGYILPALEAMSTQMVRFLDENRIPHGEPFTTGTPRRLVLKVAGVGLHQEACTTEIMGPPRQVAYDAEGRPTKAAEGFARGQGVAVEDIRIKKTPKGEYLCVVREETGVPTRELLEKMLPDFVAHIPFPKSMRWGSLHVTFARPIRWIVALLGGEVLHFQYGDIQSGNQSFGHRFLSPQWVTVSDYESHRENLRKHFVILDREERRNLIAKGIQEAARSVGGRILEDEELLDEVAQIVEHPQPVVGEFEEKFLKLPPELLITVIKKHQRYFAVTDEKGNLLRYFVTVANTVPRDVKVVAAGNARVVRARLEDARFYYEEDQKVRLEDRTEQLKGVVFHSKLGTSWEKVERFTALARWLGEKLAPECLDSLLRAAYLSKADLVTGMVGEFPELQGVMGRAYARLQGEPEAVAQAIFEHYLPNRAGGPVPESMEGSLLSIADKMDTIVSCFGVGLIPSGTADPFALRRQTLGIIRIILEKPFIVSLSGMIDQALPLLSSKLTSPAEEVKKAVLEFFQGRLHHYLVSQEGFSSDVVEASLAVGIDDLVDAVARTRALAAFKLRPDFESLAVAFKRVVNIIKEPETIPVAPELLQNAEEQALFANLWDTEGVVSGCLANADYDAALESMSRLKGFIDAFFDSVLVMDKDEAVRRNRLALLTRIRNLFSGVADFRKIQTA from the coding sequence ATGGCAGAAGCACTTTATCTTGAAATAGGAAGTGAAGAGATTCCCGCGGGATACATCCTGCCGGCCTTGGAAGCCATGTCCACGCAGATGGTGCGCTTCCTGGACGAAAACCGTATCCCCCATGGAGAACCGTTCACCACCGGCACTCCAAGGCGTTTGGTTCTGAAGGTAGCCGGAGTGGGCCTGCATCAGGAAGCCTGCACCACCGAAATCATGGGGCCTCCCAGACAGGTGGCCTACGATGCGGAAGGCCGCCCCACGAAGGCTGCGGAAGGGTTTGCCCGGGGGCAGGGTGTAGCGGTGGAGGATATTCGGATCAAGAAGACCCCCAAAGGGGAATATCTCTGCGTTGTGCGCGAGGAAACAGGCGTTCCCACCAGGGAACTTCTGGAGAAGATGCTTCCGGACTTCGTGGCGCACATTCCCTTTCCCAAGTCCATGCGCTGGGGGAGCCTGCATGTGACCTTTGCCCGCCCCATCCGATGGATTGTGGCGCTTTTGGGTGGAGAAGTCCTCCACTTCCAGTATGGCGACATTCAGAGTGGAAACCAATCTTTCGGTCATCGGTTCCTGAGTCCCCAATGGGTGACCGTGTCGGATTACGAGAGCCACCGGGAAAATCTCAGAAAGCACTTTGTCATCCTCGACCGGGAAGAGCGCAGGAACCTCATTGCGAAGGGAATCCAAGAGGCGGCCCGCAGTGTGGGGGGGCGGATTCTGGAAGATGAAGAGCTTCTGGATGAAGTCGCTCAGATCGTGGAGCATCCGCAGCCTGTAGTGGGAGAGTTCGAAGAAAAATTCTTGAAGCTTCCCCCGGAACTCCTCATTACGGTGATCAAGAAGCACCAGCGTTATTTTGCCGTAACCGATGAAAAAGGGAACCTGCTCCGCTATTTTGTCACAGTGGCCAACACGGTTCCACGGGACGTGAAAGTGGTGGCGGCGGGAAACGCGCGCGTGGTGCGGGCTCGCCTGGAAGATGCCCGTTTCTACTACGAGGAAGACCAGAAGGTCCGCCTGGAGGACCGCACGGAGCAATTGAAGGGCGTGGTTTTTCATTCCAAGCTGGGCACGAGTTGGGAAAAAGTGGAGCGATTCACCGCCTTGGCCCGGTGGCTCGGCGAAAAGCTGGCACCCGAGTGCCTGGACAGCCTCCTGCGGGCGGCGTATTTGAGCAAGGCGGACCTGGTGACGGGAATGGTGGGGGAATTTCCGGAACTTCAGGGCGTCATGGGCCGGGCCTACGCGCGGCTGCAGGGTGAACCGGAAGCGGTGGCGCAGGCGATTTTCGAACATTACCTTCCCAATCGCGCGGGAGGACCCGTTCCTGAAAGCATGGAAGGTTCTCTTCTCAGCATTGCGGACAAAATGGATACCATCGTCTCCTGTTTCGGGGTGGGACTCATCCCCAGTGGAACGGCCGATCCCTTTGCCCTGCGCCGCCAGACCCTGGGAATCATCCGCATCATTCTGGAGAAACCTTTCATCGTCTCCCTTTCGGGCATGATCGATCAGGCGTTGCCCCTTCTCAGCAGCAAACTGACCTCGCCCGCCGAAGAGGTCAAGAAGGCGGTGTTGGAATTCTTTCAGGGGCGTTTGCACCATTACCTGGTCAGCCAGGAAGGGTTCAGCTCCGATGTGGTGGAGGCTTCCCTCGCGGTGGGCATCGACGATCTGGTGGATGCCGTGGCGCGCACCAGGGCGCTGGCCGCATTCAAGTTGCGTCCGGATTTTGAAAGCCTGGCCGTCGCCTTCAAGCGGGTGGTGAATATCATCAAAGAGCCCGAAACGATCCCTGTGGCTCCGGAGCTCCTCCAGAACGCCGAAGAACAGGCGCTCTTTGCAAACCTCTGGGATACGGAAGGGGTGGTTTCCGGTTGCCTGGCCAATGCGGACTACGACGCTGCACTCGAGAGCATGTCCCGCCTCAAGGGATTCATCGATGCCTTCTTCGATTCCGTCCTGGTAATGGACAAGGATGAGGCCGTTCGGCGGAACCGGTTGGCTCTCCTCACCCGCATCCGGAATCTCTTTTCCGGTGTGGCTGATTTCAGAAAAATTCAAACCGCTTAG
- a CDS encoding glycoside hydrolase family 3 N-terminal domain-containing protein produces MTAKKRPWQETAGIHLMVGFHGTNMDEELKFIIRDFKIGGIVLFRRNIESPEQLRTLLTEAQSFAGETLGRSLLVSIDQEGGPVQRLEAPFTQLPSARDLALEGPEAIVHWTTRAADELRQTGIQINLAPVLDVFSGTPSHFMEARCLDSNPQKVAALGKIWIQTLQKNGVSATAKHFPGLGLAESDPHHFAPVIHWTDDASMQRDLLPFREAIRDGVHCVMTSHALYPYLDPDWPATLSPKINNEWLRGKLGFEGVLLSDDMDMAAVSQRYSWAETVFQGMASSIDFFLLCQQTENIAPFHQALSSALEGDTNLQDLHYRSLQRIERLLQRHVREC; encoded by the coding sequence ATGACTGCAAAAAAACGCCCGTGGCAGGAAACTGCGGGAATACATCTTATGGTGGGCTTCCACGGCACCAACATGGACGAAGAGTTGAAATTCATCATTCGCGATTTCAAAATCGGGGGAATCGTCCTTTTCAGGAGAAATATCGAAAGCCCTGAGCAGCTCCGAACCCTGCTGACGGAAGCCCAGTCATTCGCCGGTGAAACTTTGGGACGATCCCTGCTGGTTTCCATCGATCAGGAAGGGGGGCCGGTGCAACGCCTGGAGGCGCCGTTCACTCAGCTTCCCTCCGCGCGAGATCTGGCTTTGGAAGGCCCCGAAGCCATCGTCCATTGGACGACCAGAGCAGCGGATGAACTGCGGCAAACAGGCATCCAAATCAATCTGGCTCCAGTCCTGGATGTCTTCTCCGGCACCCCCTCACACTTCATGGAAGCCCGCTGCCTGGATTCAAACCCTCAAAAAGTGGCCGCCCTCGGAAAAATATGGATTCAAACTCTCCAGAAAAACGGCGTTTCCGCAACGGCCAAGCATTTTCCAGGATTGGGGCTGGCGGAATCGGACCCTCATCATTTCGCACCCGTCATCCATTGGACTGACGATGCATCCATGCAACGGGACCTGTTACCCTTCAGGGAAGCCATCCGGGATGGAGTCCACTGCGTCATGACATCCCACGCACTCTACCCCTACCTCGATCCAGATTGGCCGGCAACTCTCTCCCCGAAAATCAACAATGAATGGCTCCGCGGCAAGCTGGGATTTGAGGGAGTGCTTTTGAGCGACGACATGGACATGGCGGCGGTTTCGCAAAGGTATAGCTGGGCCGAAACGGTCTTCCAGGGAATGGCATCCAGTATCGACTTTTTCCTCCTCTGCCAGCAGACGGAAAACATCGCTCCCTTCCATCAGGCTCTGAGCAGCGCCTTGGAAGGCGACACAAACCTCCAGGATCTGCATTACAGGTCCCTCCAGCGCATAGAACGGCTGCTTCAGCGCCATGTACGGGAATGCTGA